A stretch of the Uranotaenia lowii strain MFRU-FL chromosome 3, ASM2978415v1, whole genome shotgun sequence genome encodes the following:
- the LOC129754777 gene encoding UDP-glucosyltransferase 2-like — protein MIPFKLITGLLLLLTTLSVDSANILCILPIPSPSHHIWNSVWMEALVERGHNLTVISADKDKNRENIKYYWMETIYSDLAEAGAVDYVQMSKDGAFQTVFTFLNFFESCCRSMLRSEGLKAFLKNSEHDHYDLVMYDFGVGPCLLPLLHKLNNPPLISITAFGNPPYSVDVIGGHKHYAYTPYFGLNYSTDMNFFQRAYNTFLSILESAYRNYYIIPKVDAMAREHFKYSNLPHVRDLEQRTQVMLVSTNPSMDALEPLPPNVIAIGGAHIKNPEPLPADLEDFIQKGKRGSVLFSLGSNIRSDKIGADRQKMFIEAFRQIPQYNFLWKFESNLELDLPPNVLIKSWMPQNSVLAHPKTKAFITHSGGLSTQEASWYGIPLIGMPFFMDQYKNCYQSVKAEVAEALDFQSLSTDKIRDTVLKVLETPKYWENMQRRSKFFRDQPEKPLNRTIWWVEYVLRHGDVSFMKSPSLALGAIQSNLFDVYLFYIALIYTIFKVFTIIVSRKIRKQSKLIKTD, from the exons ATGATACCGTTTAAACTGATAACtggactgctgctgctgctgacaaCGTTATCTGTGGATTCTGCTAACATTCTTTGCATTCTACCTATTCCAAGTCCCAGCCATCATATATG gaACAGCGTTTGGATGGAAGCACTGGTGGAGAGAGGGCACAATTTAACAGTTATTTCGGCCGATAAAGATAAAAATAGGGAAAATATCAAGTACTACTGGATGGAGACCATATACTCGGATTTGGCAGAAGCTGGAGCTGTAGATTATGTTCAAATGTCCAAAGATGGCGCCTTTCAAactgtttttacatttttgaacttttttgaatcGTGTTGCAGGT CTATGCTTCGTTCAGAAGGATTGaaagcatttttgaaaaattctgaacaTGATCACTACGACTTGGTAATGTATGATTTTGGAGTTGGGCCGTGTCTTCTTCCCCTGTTGCATAAACTCAACAATCCCCCATTAATCTCGATAACTGCGTTTGGTAATCCACCATACTCGGTTGACGTAATAGGAGGTCACAAGCATTATGCTTACACTCCTTATTTCGGTCTGAATTACAGCACCGATATGAATTTTTTCCAGAGGGCTTATAATACATTTCTTAGCATTTTAGAATCAGC TTACAGAAATTACTATATTATCCCCAAAGTTGACGCTATGGCTCGTGAACACTTCAAGTATTCCAACCTACCCCATGTAAGGGATCTTGAACAGCGGACTCAAGTCATGTTGGTCAGTACAAATCCATCGATGGATGCATTAGAGCCActccctcccaatgtgatagccATAGGAGGCGCTCATATCAAAAATCCTGAACCTCTGCCGGCGGATCTAGAGGACTTCATCCAGAAAGGCAAACGAGGATCTGTTCTATTTTCACTTGGTTCCAATATTCGAAGTGATAAAATCGGTGCCGATCGTCAGAAAATGTTCATCGAGGCTTTCCGTCAAATTCCACAGTACAATTTTCTGTGGAAATTCGAGTCCAACCTAGAGCTAGATCTACCTCCTAATGTATTGATAAAAAGTTGGATGCCCCAAAACAGTGTTCTAGCTCATCCAAAAACGAAAGCTTTTATTACGCATTCTGGAGGACTGAGCACACAAGAAGCTTCCTGGTATGGAATTCCGCTGATAGGAATGCCGTTTTTCATGGACCAATATAAG aattgcTACCAATCAGTTAAAGCCGAAGTTGCTGAGGCACTTGATTTTCAATCACTTTCAACTGACAAAATAAGAGACACTGTTCTAAAGGTACTCGAGACACCCAAATATTGGGAAAATATGCAGCGGAGGTCAAAGTTTTTCCGCGATCAACCAGAGAAGCCATTGAATAGAACGATTTGGTGGGTCGAATATGTTCTTCGACATGGAGATGTCTCATTCATGAAATCGCCTTCGCTTGCATTGGGAGCCATACAATCGAATCTATTTGACGTTTATCTGTTCTACATAGCCTTAATTTATACCATCTTTAAAGTTTTCACGATAATTGTAAGCCGCAAGATAAGAAAACAATCTAAGTTAATAAAAACAGATTAG